A single genomic interval of Shewanella psychropiezotolerans harbors:
- a CDS encoding lipid-binding SYLF domain-containing protein, whose protein sequence is MKKFISIIATSCALVASLLMSQVALADESYAETVANFKQANDTHKFFDNAYGYAIFPTVGKGGFGIGAAYGKGRVFKGNDYTGDTSLTQISIGFQIGGQAYSEIIFFKDAKSYDEFTSGSFEFGAQASAVAITIGANAQVGTTGNSSSAGKSAAKASYINGMAVYTLAKGGLMFEAALAGQSFTFEEK, encoded by the coding sequence ATGAAAAAATTCATTTCTATCATTGCCACTTCCTGCGCCCTTGTCGCCAGTTTGCTCATGTCTCAAGTCGCCCTAGCCGATGAAAGCTATGCCGAGACGGTCGCCAACTTCAAGCAGGCTAATGATACCCATAAGTTTTTCGATAACGCCTACGGTTACGCCATCTTTCCTACCGTCGGCAAAGGTGGATTCGGTATCGGAGCCGCATACGGCAAGGGGCGAGTGTTTAAAGGCAACGACTACACAGGTGATACCAGCCTGACTCAGATATCCATTGGATTCCAGATTGGCGGTCAAGCCTATAGCGAGATCATCTTCTTCAAAGATGCTAAATCTTATGATGAGTTTACCAGCGGCAGCTTCGAATTTGGCGCTCAGGCATCGGCCGTAGCCATCACTATAGGCGCTAACGCTCAGGTGGGCACAACCGGAAACTCCAGTAGTGCAGGAAAGTCAGCAGCTAAGGCCTCATACATTAATGGTATGGCTGTTTATACTTTAGCTAAGGGCGGCTTGATGTTTGAAGCAGCGCTGGCTGGACAATCGTTTACCTTTGAAGAGAAATAA